One segment of Solanum stenotomum isolate F172 chromosome 1, ASM1918654v1, whole genome shotgun sequence DNA contains the following:
- the LOC125846917 gene encoding uncharacterized protein LOC125846917 encodes MKMPSFKGTRDPDLYLDWERRVEAIFDCHNYSEGKKVKLAVVEFSDYAASWWKKLARDRLQEDLPPIATWAEMKRVMRKRFIPSYFQRDLQSRLQRLKQGSMSVDEYFKSMDMAMIQANCMEEEEATIARFLNGLNTEIANVVEIQQYVTLDELVDLSVKVEKQIEKKQQNNSWRSRPNTISKKPWSTQEGKAPSKPQDDRGKGKVEEGGKTFNPKSSKPSSSIQCHKCHGRGHMMHECPSRRNILLRENGEYESEKSEGEEEEGEGVSEEDDLELPNDGIIGVVRRIMTINLGSVDEGQRENLFHTRCGIKGKTYSMIIDGGSCANVVSSYLVDKLGIACMKRSTPYRLQWLNDCGEVKVNKQCMISFNVGRYEDEILCDVVPMQACHVLLGRPWQYDRQNFEDVFPDDTPKGLPPLRGIEHQIDFVPGSQLPNRPAYRSNPEETKELQRQVEELLEKGFVRESMSPCSVPVLLVPKKDGTWRMCFVVSSKGVEVDDEKIKAIKEWPKPNSVTEVRSFHGLASFYRRFVRDFSTIAAPLTEVIKKDKVFTWGKEQDDAFNLLKDKLCSAPLLQLPDFSKSFEVECDASGKGIGAVLMQDSKPIAYFSEKLSGATLNYSTYDKELYALVRALATWQHYLWPREFVVKTDHESLKYLKSQGKLSRRHAKWVEFIETFPYVIAYKQGKENVVADALSRRYKFNLQDEFLFKENKLCVPNCSLRELFVREAHCGGLMGHFGVPKTLEILSEHFYWPSMRKDVEKVCSYCLECKQAKSRTLPHGLYTPLPVSNSPWIDISMDFILGLPRTKYGKDSIFVVVDRFSKMARFIPCKKTNDASHVADLFVKEVVKLHGIPRTIVSDRDAKFLSHFWRILWGKLGTKLLFSTSCHPQTDGQTEVVNRTLGNMLRAILKGKLTSWEDYLPIVEFAYNRTFHSSTGKTPFEVVYGFNPLTPLDLLPLPLVWVHMRKERFPSKRKTKLDPRGSGPYKVLERIGDNAYKLDLPGEFQVSATFNVSDLSHFDADLNSRTNSLQEEGNDSIQGSSTPLKDKDDALETPRRPITRSQTKEFNDKLNGLQSLIQRFLIGEEELKPKGEELSKCYNYLVAQIQAQDEEF; translated from the exons atgaagatgccATCTTTCAAGGGGACAAGGGATCCAGACTTGTACCTTGATTGGGAGAGACGAGTTGAAGCCATCTTTGATTGCCATAACTACTCTGAGGGTAAGAAAGTTAAACTTGCTGTTGTTGAGTTTTCTGATTATGCTGCTTCTTGGTGGAAAAAGCTTGCTAGGGACAGATTGCAAGAGGACCTACCACCTATTGCGACGTGGGCAGAGATGAAGAGGGTAATGAGGAAGCGATTTATTCCATCATACTTCCAAAGAGATCTACAATCTCGCCTTCAACGCTTGAAGCAAGGCTCCATGTCGGTGGATGAGTACTTCAAAAGCATGGATATGGCTATGATCCAAGCTAACTGcatggaggaagaagaggctACAATAGCTagatttttaaatggtttaaataCAGAAATAGCTAATGTAGTAGAGATACAACAATATGTAACTTTAGATGAGTTAGTTGATTTGTctgtaaaagttgaaaaacaaattgagaaaaagcaGCAAAATAACTCATGGAGAAGTCGACCAAACACTATCTCTAAGAAGCCATGGTCAACTCAAGAGGGGAAAGCTCCTTCCAAACCTCAAGATGAtagaggtaaaggtaaggttGAGGAGGGAGGTAAAACCTTTAATCCTAAATCTTCTAAACCTTCAAGTTCTATTCAATGTCACAAATGTCATGGAAGGGGGCATATGATGCATGAATGTCCAAGTAGAAGAAACATCCTACTTAGAGAGAATGGAGAATATGAGAGTGAAAAAAGTGagggggaagaagaagagggagaagGTGTAAGTGAGGAAGATGATTTGGAACTGCCTAATGATGGTATAATTGGGGTGGTTAGGAGAATTATGACTATCAATTTGGGTAGTGTTGATGAAGGGCAGAGAGAGAATTTGTTTCATACTAGGTGTGGGATAAAAGGGAAGACTTATTCTATGATTATTGATGGGGGAAGTTGTGCAAATGTGGTGAGTTCATACTTGGTGGATAAACTAGGAATTGCATGCATGAAGCGCTCTACCCCATATAGGCTCCAATGGTTGAATGATTGTGGAgaagtaaaagtaaacaaacaatgcatgatttcattcaATGTTGGTAGGTATGAAGATGAGATTCTTTGTGATGTAGTTCCAATGCAAGCATGTCATGTTTTACTTGGCCGACCTTGGCAGTATGATAG gcagAATTTTGAAGATGTTTTTCCTGATGACACTCCAAAGGGATTGCCACCTTTGAGAGGGATTGAGCACCAAATAGACTTTGTGCCTGGGTCTCAACTTCCTAATAGGCCTGCCTATAGGAGCAATCCTGAAGAGACCAAAGAATTACAAAGGCAAGTTGAAGAATTGCTTGAAAAGGGATTTGTTCGAGAGAGTATGAGCCCATGCTCTGTTCCAGTCCTATTGGTCCCCAAAAAGGATGGAACATGGAGGATGT GTTTTGTGGTCAGTTCTAAGGGAGTTGAAGTAGATGATGAGAAAATCAAGGCAATAAAAGAATGGCCTAAACCTAATAGTGtaactgaagttaggagttttcatGGACTTGCTAgtttttataggaggtttgtgCGAGACTTTAGCACCATTGCTGCTCCTTTAACTGaagttattaaaaaagataaggTTTTTACATGGGGAAAGGAACAAGATGATGCATTTAACTTGCTGAAGGATAAATTGTGTTCTGCTCCTCTTTTGCAATTGCCTGATTTTTCTAagtcttttgaagttgagtgTGATGCCTCTGGTAAGGGCATAGGTGCAGTTTTGATGCAAGACTCCAAGCCAATTGCCTACTTTAGTGAAAAGCTAAGTGGAGCAACattgaactactcaacttatgaTAAGGAGCTATATGCCTTGGTGAGGGCGTTAGCTACATGGCAGCACTACTTGTGGCCTCGAGAATTTGTGGTCAAGACTGATCATGAGTCATTAAAATACttgaagagccaaggtaaactTAGTCGTAGGCATGCTAAATGGGTAGAGTTTATTGAAACTTTTCCTTATGTAATTGCTTACAAACAAGGAAAGGAGAATGTGGTTGCTGATGCACTCTCAAGAAGGTAT aaatttaatcttcaagatgaatttctattcaaggaaaataaattatgtgttcctaactgCTCGTTGCGTGAACTATTTGTTAGGGAAGCACATTGTGGAGGGCTAATGGGACATTTTGGTGTACCCAAAACACTGGAAATACTTTCTGAACATTTTTATTGGCCTAGCATGAGAAaggatgttgaaaaagtgtgttctTATTGTCTTGAATGTAAACAGGCTAAGTCTAGAACATTGCCGCATGGTCTTTATACTCCTTTACCTGTTTCTAATTCCCCTTGGATTGATATTTCTATGGATTTCATATTGGGGCTGCCAAGGACTAAGTATGGTAAGGATAGTATATTTGTGGTAGTAgatagattttctaaaatggCTCGTTTTATCCCATGTAAAAAGACTAATGATGCATCTCATGTGGCTGACTTGTTTGTAAAGGAAGTGGTTAAATTGCATGGAATACCTAGAACTATTGTTAGTGATAGGGATGCCAAGTTCTTAAGTCACTTTTGGAGAATTCTTTGGGGAAAGTTGGGAACTAAATTGCTATTTTCTACATCTTGTCACCCACAAACGGACGGGCAAACGGAAGTGGTTAATAGAACTTTAGGGAACATGTTGAGGGCTATTTTGAAAGGAAAGTTGACTTCTTGGGAAGATTACTTACCTATTgtagaatttgcttataataggACCTTCCATTCTTCTACTGGTAAGACTCCTTTTGAAGTTGTATATGGATTCAACCCCCTTACCCCCCTTGATTTATTGCCTTTGCC CTTGGTTTGGGTGCATATGCGAAAGGAAAGATTTCCTTCCAAAAGAAAGACCAAACTAGATCCTAGAGGAAGTGGGCCATACAAAGTCCTTGAAAGGATTGGAGACAATGCTTATAAACTTGATCTTCCTGGTGAGTTCCAAGTTAGTGCTACTTTTAATGTTTCTGATCTTTCCCATTTTGATGCagatttgaattcgaggacgaattctcttcaagaagaggggaatgatagcatccaaggaagctctactccattgaaggacaaggatgacgctttagaaactccaaggaggcccataacaagatctcaaaccaaggagttcaatgataagctcaatgggcttcaatcgctgatccaaaggtttcttattggggaagaagagctcaagcccaagggagaggaattgtccaaatgctacaattatttggtggcccaaattcaagcccaagatgaggaattttaa